In Halobaculum sp. XH14, a single genomic region encodes these proteins:
- a CDS encoding cupin domain-containing protein: MSYHHVDPSALAAAPDRPSVKRSISDACGLERFALHQYEVAPGEEIPLAYHYHDEQEEAFYVVSGELHVDTPEETYVVDAGEAFVVEPGSPQFAHVPEDGEETVALVVGAPPAADDAHAYEDA; encoded by the coding sequence ATGAGCTACCATCACGTGGACCCGTCGGCGCTCGCGGCCGCCCCCGACCGCCCGAGCGTCAAGCGGTCCATCAGCGACGCCTGCGGGCTCGAACGGTTCGCGCTCCACCAGTACGAGGTCGCGCCGGGCGAGGAGATTCCGCTCGCGTACCACTACCACGACGAGCAGGAGGAGGCGTTCTACGTCGTCTCGGGCGAACTCCACGTCGACACGCCCGAGGAGACGTACGTCGTCGACGCGGGCGAGGCGTTCGTCGTCGAGCCGGGGAGCCCGCAGTTCGCACACGTCCCGGAGGACGGCGAGGAGACCGTCGCGCTGGTCGTGGGCGCGCCGCCCGCGGCCGACGACGCCCACGCCTACGAGGACGCATGA
- a CDS encoding ArsA family ATPase, whose amino-acid sequence MGRYVFFGGKGGVGKTTVSSAYAHKCAGADLDTLLVSTDPAHSTADVFDQRFDDDPTPVDGYDSLEVMEIDPEEAVDEHLMGIKRQLGDQVSPAIVNEIDRQIELAHQTPGAHEAALFDRFIDVMRESEHDRVVFDTSPTGGTLRLLSLPEYLGGWIDRLLSKREKSVDLYEKSAIGGREPRRTAVGDPIIARLRERKENFEFAGETLREEAAFYLVANPDELSIRETRRAIASLAERDLQVAGLVANRLTPEPEPHEEGRGARFLRDRVETERERVRELEETFDPPVVARIETRVAEIKGDLLDDVSRELDIAADLVA is encoded by the coding sequence ATGGGACGATACGTGTTCTTCGGCGGCAAGGGCGGCGTCGGCAAGACGACCGTCTCCTCGGCGTACGCCCACAAGTGTGCGGGCGCGGACCTCGACACGCTGCTCGTCTCGACCGACCCGGCCCACAGCACCGCCGACGTGTTCGATCAGCGGTTCGACGACGACCCGACGCCCGTGGACGGCTACGACTCGCTGGAGGTGATGGAGATCGACCCCGAGGAGGCCGTCGACGAGCACCTCATGGGGATCAAGCGCCAGCTCGGCGACCAGGTGAGCCCGGCGATCGTCAACGAGATCGACCGCCAGATCGAACTGGCCCACCAGACGCCGGGCGCACACGAGGCGGCGCTGTTCGACCGATTCATCGACGTGATGCGCGAGAGCGAGCACGACCGCGTCGTCTTCGACACCTCCCCGACCGGCGGGACGCTCCGCCTGCTGTCGCTGCCCGAGTACCTCGGCGGCTGGATCGACCGGCTGCTCTCGAAGCGCGAGAAGAGCGTCGACCTGTACGAGAAGTCCGCCATCGGCGGGCGAGAGCCGCGCCGAACCGCCGTCGGCGACCCGATCATCGCCCGCCTCCGCGAGCGGAAGGAGAACTTCGAGTTCGCCGGCGAGACGCTGCGCGAGGAGGCCGCGTTCTACCTCGTCGCCAACCCGGACGAGCTGTCGATCCGGGAGACGAGACGCGCCATCGCCAGCCTCGCCGAACGCGACCTCCAGGTCGCCGGCCTGGTGGCGAACCGCCTGACGCCCGAGCCGGAGCCCCACGAGGAGGGACGGGGGGCGCGGTTCCTCCGCGACCGCGTCGAGACCGAGCGCGAGCGCGTGCGGGAACTGGAGGAGACGTTCGACCCGCCGGTCGTCGCCAGGATCGAGACACGGGTCGCCGAGATCAAGGGCGACTTACTCGACGACGTCTCCCGCGAGCTCGACATCGCCGCCGATCTCGTCGCCTGA
- a CDS encoding carbon starvation CstA family protein, whose product MVQIAVLVIASLLTFSAGYLAYSRYLSQFVELDEDAETPAHKYEDGQEYVPSKKPVLLGHHYSSIAGGAPIVGPITAGAAFGWLPAIAWIAIGNPLMGAVHDFMALSASVRHEGKSIGYIVGEYVGERGKDMLLWFAFLTIILVIAVFALVVGVVFDAYPSSATASMIYIALALVFGVYLYQLDLPFLPGAVGFVALVFGGVWVGLQYPVALVDTGAHSADTIHLLGAASAWDWLPLAGAQNANVAAWVPVIVVYGFVASVLPVWILLQPRDFLTSSLLYVGVGGMLLGILVATAISVFGGGFSVGYAGTTYTSLETNLPAFLGFTSALGPIFPFLFVTIACGTISGFHSLVSSGTTAKQLNNETDARDIGYGAMLGEGLLATTAVAALAIIGTTNFGAGIVGALANFPAGGAVMLGAGFGIPTAAGAAFIGLVFVSFLLTSTDTAVRLGRYMFEEIIGTPETSLEKTTTNRYVNAGLLQCLPAYLLVGSGQWSSLWPLFGGANQTLAALALLAATLWLANWDDNKQLISTGVPMALMLVVTITALLWIGLYRAPTSLLGADTLVNQISFAIQIIISLTLVYLALSLAKLGYDNIQQARGSPGGTAPSDD is encoded by the coding sequence ATGGTACAAATTGCCGTCCTGGTCATCGCCTCGTTACTAACGTTCTCGGCGGGTTACCTCGCGTACTCGAGGTACCTGAGCCAGTTCGTCGAACTGGACGAGGACGCGGAGACACCGGCGCACAAATACGAGGACGGGCAGGAGTACGTCCCGTCCAAGAAACCGGTACTCCTGGGGCATCACTATTCGAGCATCGCGGGCGGAGCACCAATCGTCGGGCCCATCACGGCGGGCGCGGCGTTCGGGTGGCTCCCGGCCATCGCGTGGATCGCCATCGGGAACCCCCTGATGGGCGCGGTCCACGACTTCATGGCGCTCTCGGCCAGCGTCCGGCACGAGGGCAAGTCGATCGGCTACATCGTCGGCGAGTACGTCGGCGAGCGCGGGAAGGACATGCTGCTGTGGTTCGCCTTCCTGACGATCATCCTCGTCATCGCCGTGTTCGCGCTGGTGGTCGGCGTCGTGTTCGACGCCTACCCGTCCTCGGCGACCGCGAGCATGATCTACATCGCGCTGGCGCTCGTGTTCGGGGTGTACCTGTACCAGCTCGACCTCCCGTTCCTGCCCGGTGCTGTCGGGTTCGTCGCGCTCGTGTTCGGGGGCGTCTGGGTCGGGCTCCAGTACCCGGTCGCGCTGGTCGACACCGGCGCGCACTCGGCCGACACGATCCACCTGCTCGGCGCCGCGTCGGCCTGGGACTGGCTGCCGCTCGCCGGGGCACAGAACGCCAACGTGGCCGCCTGGGTTCCGGTGATCGTCGTGTACGGCTTCGTCGCCAGCGTGCTCCCGGTCTGGATCCTGCTCCAGCCGCGTGACTTCCTCACGTCGAGCCTGCTGTACGTCGGCGTCGGCGGCATGCTGCTGGGCATCCTCGTCGCGACGGCCATCTCGGTGTTCGGCGGCGGCTTCTCGGTCGGCTACGCCGGGACGACCTACACCAGCCTCGAGACGAACCTCCCGGCGTTCCTCGGCTTCACGAGCGCGCTGGGGCCGATTTTCCCGTTCCTGTTCGTCACCATCGCGTGCGGGACGATCAGCGGGTTCCACTCGCTGGTCTCCTCGGGGACGACCGCGAAACAGCTGAACAACGAGACGGACGCGCGCGACATCGGCTACGGCGCGATGCTCGGCGAGGGACTGCTCGCGACGACCGCCGTCGCGGCGCTGGCCATCATCGGTACGACCAACTTCGGTGCCGGCATCGTCGGCGCGCTCGCCAACTTCCCGGCCGGCGGCGCGGTGATGCTCGGGGCCGGCTTCGGCATCCCGACCGCTGCGGGGGCGGCGTTCATCGGCCTGGTGTTCGTCAGCTTCCTGCTGACCTCGACCGACACGGCCGTCCGGCTCGGCCGCTACATGTTCGAGGAGATCATCGGGACGCCCGAGACGAGCCTGGAGAAGACGACGACGAACCGCTACGTCAACGCGGGGCTCCTGCAGTGTCTCCCGGCGTACCTGCTCGTCGGCTCCGGCCAGTGGAGCAGCCTCTGGCCGCTGTTCGGCGGCGCGAATCAGACGCTCGCCGCGCTCGCGCTGCTGGCGGCGACGCTGTGGCTCGCCAACTGGGACGACAACAAGCAGCTCATCAGCACGGGCGTCCCGATGGCGCTGATGCTGGTGGTCACCATCACGGCGCTGCTGTGGATCGGGTTGTACCGCGCGCCGACGTCGCTGCTGGGCGCCGATACGCTCGTCAACCAGATATCGTTCGCCATCCAGATCATCATCTCGCTCACGCTGGTGTATCTGGCCCTGTCGCTCGCGAAGCTGGGGTACGACAACATCCAGCAGGCGCGCGGTTCCCCGGGAGGGACCGCGCCGAGCGACGACTAG
- a CDS encoding uroporphyrinogen-III synthase, with protein sequence MNVAVFRPDDERLSAAVDLLTDLGVEPVADPMLAVEPAGATPESAEWVVLTSKTGVELAARGGWEPGDAKLAAIGPATAEAASEAGWAVELVPSEYSSAGLVHDFEDRVDDAAGTTVEVARSDHGSPVLLDGLRGAGATVNETVLYRLVRPERAGKSVDLAAERDLAGACFTSSLTVEHFLDAAAERGVRDAALAGLSEAVVGCIGHPTRETAEELGVEVNVVPAEAEFASLAEAVVAELGVVGENA encoded by the coding sequence GTGAACGTCGCCGTGTTCCGCCCCGACGACGAGCGGCTGTCGGCGGCGGTCGACCTGCTCACGGATCTGGGCGTCGAGCCGGTCGCGGACCCGATGCTCGCGGTCGAGCCGGCCGGCGCGACGCCCGAGTCGGCCGAGTGGGTCGTGCTCACCTCGAAGACGGGCGTCGAACTCGCCGCACGGGGCGGCTGGGAGCCCGGCGACGCGAAGCTCGCGGCCATCGGCCCTGCGACGGCGGAGGCCGCCAGCGAGGCGGGCTGGGCGGTCGAACTCGTCCCCTCGGAATACTCCTCGGCGGGGCTGGTCCACGACTTCGAGGACCGCGTCGACGATGCGGCGGGGACGACGGTCGAGGTCGCCCGGTCGGACCACGGGAGCCCGGTGCTGCTGGACGGACTCCGGGGCGCCGGCGCGACCGTCAACGAGACGGTGCTCTATCGACTCGTCCGCCCGGAGCGGGCCGGGAAATCGGTCGACCTGGCGGCCGAGCGCGACCTGGCCGGCGCGTGTTTCACCTCGTCGCTGACCGTCGAGCACTTCCTCGACGCGGCCGCGGAGCGGGGCGTCCGCGACGCCGCGCTGGCGGGGCTCTCGGAGGCGGTCGTCGGCTGCATCGGCCACCCGACGCGCGAGACGGCGGAGGAACTGGGCGTCGAGGTGAACGTCGTGCCGGCGGAGGCGGAGTTCGCGTCGCTCGCGGAGGCGGTCGTCGCGGAACTCGGCGTCGTCGGCGAGAACGCGTGA
- the cobA gene encoding uroporphyrinogen-III C-methyltransferase has product MTGPESAGGVRSPDGTPGTISLVGSGPGDPELLTVKARRLIDEADVVLHDKLPGPEILESIPEAKREDVGKRAGGERTSQEHTNDRLVELAESGRSVVRLKGGDPFVFGRGGEEAEHLAEHGVPFEVVPGVTSAVAAPGVAGIPVTHREHASSVSFVTGHEDPEKAESAVDWDALAATGGTLVVLMGVGKLPKYTAALREAGMDPGTPVALVERGTWPDMRAATGTLADAVEVRDEAGIEPPAVTVIGEVAATRERVVEFLRGRGDADATATGGDDAAPGGDGE; this is encoded by the coding sequence ATGACCGGACCGGAGTCGGCCGGAGGCGTGCGGTCTCCGGACGGAACGCCCGGAACGATCTCGCTCGTCGGCTCGGGCCCCGGCGACCCGGAACTGCTGACCGTGAAGGCCCGCCGGCTCATCGACGAGGCGGACGTCGTGCTCCACGACAAGCTTCCGGGTCCCGAGATCCTCGAGTCCATCCCCGAGGCGAAGCGCGAGGACGTCGGCAAGCGCGCCGGCGGCGAGCGCACGAGCCAGGAGCACACGAACGACAGGCTGGTCGAACTCGCCGAGTCCGGGCGGTCGGTCGTGCGGCTGAAGGGGGGCGACCCGTTCGTGTTCGGTCGCGGCGGCGAGGAGGCCGAACACCTCGCCGAGCACGGGGTCCCCTTCGAGGTCGTTCCCGGCGTCACCTCGGCGGTCGCCGCGCCCGGCGTCGCGGGGATCCCGGTCACACACCGCGAGCACGCCTCATCCGTCTCGTTCGTCACGGGCCACGAGGACCCGGAGAAGGCGGAGTCCGCGGTGGACTGGGACGCGCTCGCGGCGACCGGCGGCACGCTCGTCGTGCTGATGGGCGTCGGCAAGCTGCCGAAGTACACCGCTGCGCTGCGCGAGGCCGGGATGGACCCGGGGACGCCCGTCGCGCTGGTCGAGCGCGGCACGTGGCCCGACATGCGCGCCGCGACCGGGACGCTCGCGGACGCCGTCGAGGTGCGGGACGAGGCGGGCATCGAACCGCCGGCCGTGACCGTCATCGGCGAGGTGGCCGCGACCCGCGAGCGCGTCGTCGAGTTCCTCCGCGGGCGGGGCGACGCGGACGCGACGGCCACCGGAGGCGACGACGCCGCGCCCGGAGGTGACGGCGAGTGA